A portion of the Candidatus Binataceae bacterium genome contains these proteins:
- a CDS encoding helix-turn-helix domain-containing protein, producing MKKQSAQMPASLPTPVMTVKELSDYLRVHPSTIYRLLKRRQIPAFRIDGDWRFHLSAIEKWRSQMEIGRRHSREHNQAS from the coding sequence ATGAAAAAGCAATCCGCGCAGATGCCGGCTAGCCTGCCGACACCAGTAATGACGGTGAAGGAACTCTCGGATTACCTGCGCGTTCACCCCTCCACCATCTACAGGTTGCTCAAGCGCAGGCAGATCCCCGCCTTCCGCATCGACGGCGACTGGCGCTTCCATCTTTCGGCGATCGAGAAGTGGCGCTCGCAGATGGAAATTGGCCGCCGCCACAGCCGCGAGCACAATCAGGCTTCCTGA
- the ftsA gene encoding cell division protein FtsA, whose amino-acid sequence MKNVLAALDVGTSKVCALIAEALPEGGGATVIGHGIAPCTGLRKGVVVNIEATVEAIRAAVGEAERSAGVRAGAVVVGEAGAHIRGLNSHGIVAVRGGEVSPRDVERVIDAARAVAIPLDRQVLHILPQQFAVDDQEGVRDPVGMAGVRLEARIHIVTAAQSYGQNLAKCCERAGVTPLEIVFEPLAAADAALFPEERELGVALIDIGGGTTDIVVFHGGAVMHTAVLPLGGNHLTSDVAAGLRTPGSEAERLKINYGVATNSVVGRDQTVQVPGVGGREPRVIARRILGEIIEPRMEEIFAMAQREMMRSGVADSLASGLVLVGGTSLLEGTQELAERIFGLPVRRGLPINLKGMPEELMKPAYSTAAGLLLHAAGARGAVNGMVRGGRLGRLRSLVSDWMRDFF is encoded by the coding sequence ATGAAAAACGTGCTTGCGGCGTTGGATGTCGGCACGAGCAAGGTCTGTGCGCTGATCGCCGAGGCGCTGCCCGAGGGCGGCGGCGCGACCGTGATCGGCCACGGCATCGCCCCCTGCACCGGTTTGCGCAAGGGCGTGGTGGTGAATATCGAAGCCACGGTCGAGGCGATCCGCGCCGCGGTGGGTGAGGCCGAACGCAGCGCCGGCGTGCGCGCGGGCGCGGTGGTGGTGGGCGAGGCCGGCGCGCATATCCGCGGCCTCAACAGCCACGGAATCGTCGCGGTGCGCGGCGGCGAGGTCAGTCCGCGCGATGTCGAGCGCGTGATCGACGCGGCGCGCGCGGTCGCGATCCCGCTCGATCGCCAGGTGCTGCACATCCTGCCTCAGCAGTTCGCGGTGGACGACCAGGAAGGCGTGCGCGATCCGGTGGGAATGGCGGGGGTGCGCCTGGAGGCGCGCATCCATATCGTCACCGCCGCCCAGAGCTACGGCCAGAACCTGGCCAAATGCTGCGAGCGTGCCGGCGTCACTCCGCTCGAGATCGTCTTCGAACCGCTCGCCGCGGCCGACGCCGCGCTGTTTCCCGAAGAGCGTGAGCTGGGTGTCGCCCTGATCGACATTGGCGGCGGTACCACCGACATCGTGGTCTTTCACGGCGGTGCGGTAATGCATACGGCGGTGCTGCCGCTCGGCGGCAACCATCTGACCAGCGACGTCGCCGCCGGCCTACGCACGCCGGGCAGCGAAGCCGAGCGGCTCAAGATCAATTACGGCGTGGCGACCAACTCGGTGGTCGGCCGCGATCAGACGGTGCAGGTGCCCGGGGTCGGCGGGCGCGAGCCGCGGGTGATCGCGCGGCGCATCCTGGGCGAGATCATCGAGCCGCGGATGGAGGAGATTTTCGCGATGGCCCAGCGCGAGATGATGCGTTCGGGCGTCGCCGACAGCCTCGCCTCGGGGCTGGTGCTGGTGGGCGGAACCTCGCTGCTCGAAGGCACCCAGGAGCTCGCCGAGCGGATCTTCGGACTGCCGGTGCGCCGCGGGCTGCCGATCAATCTCAAGGGGATGCCCGAGGAGCTGATGAAGCCCGCGTATTCGACCGCGGCGGGGCTGCTGCTGCATGCCGCGGGCGCGCGCGGGGCGGTCAACGGGATGGTGCGGGGAGGGCGGCTGGGCCGGCTGCGCTCGCTCGTTTCGGATTGGATGCGGGATTTCTTCTAG
- the murC gene encoding UDP-N-acetylmuramate--L-alanine ligase, with protein MSGPLARGLLSRQRRLHFIGVGGAGMSGLAELSLRLGFAVSGCDLRLGRVTDRLAALGARISHGHHPDHLEPGLDAVVISSAVKFSNPEVARARALQIPVIARAEMLGELLRMARLGVAVAGTHGKTTTTSLIGLILEEARLDPTVAIGGNLRSRGSNVRLGGGDYMVAEADESDSSFLLLLPTIAIVTNIDPEHLDHYGTMERVREAYLNFINRVPFYGLAVLGIDSVNVRALVGAARKPILTYGVAPDAELRAADIVIDGLSTHFTAMRAGRELGRVTVPTPGRHVALNALAALGAALAIGIDFATAARALAAFSGISRRFEIKGEAGGRIVLDDYAHHPEEIRATLAAARAAFKRRVVAVFQPHRYTRLRDLFDDFLTAFDDADMLYLCEVYAAGEEPLAEVSAQRLYEALRARGHLEVRYLGGEADPAARLAADTLPGDLLVTLGAGDVYQLGEAVLQTLGYAIKTHEPA; from the coding sequence ATGAGTGGACCGCTCGCCAGGGGATTGCTCAGCCGCCAGCGCCGCCTGCATTTCATCGGCGTCGGTGGTGCCGGGATGAGCGGGCTTGCGGAGCTGAGCCTGCGCCTGGGCTTCGCGGTCAGCGGATGCGATCTGCGCCTGGGCCGGGTGACCGATCGCCTGGCCGCGCTCGGCGCGCGCATCTCGCACGGCCATCATCCCGACCATCTCGAACCCGGCCTCGATGCAGTGGTGATCTCGTCGGCGGTGAAGTTTTCCAACCCCGAGGTGGCGCGCGCGCGTGCGCTGCAAATTCCGGTGATCGCGCGCGCGGAGATGCTGGGCGAACTCTTGCGGATGGCGCGGCTGGGAGTCGCGGTCGCCGGCACCCACGGCAAGACCACCACCACTTCGCTCATCGGACTGATCCTCGAAGAGGCGCGCCTCGACCCCACGGTTGCGATCGGCGGCAACCTGCGCTCGCGCGGCAGCAACGTGCGGCTCGGTGGCGGCGATTACATGGTGGCCGAGGCCGACGAGAGCGACTCCTCGTTCCTGCTCCTGCTGCCCACGATCGCGATCGTCACCAATATCGACCCCGAGCATCTCGACCATTACGGCACGATGGAGCGCGTGCGCGAGGCCTACCTCAATTTCATCAACCGCGTGCCGTTCTACGGACTGGCCGTGCTCGGGATCGACAGCGTCAATGTGCGCGCGCTCGTCGGCGCCGCGCGCAAGCCGATTCTGACTTACGGCGTCGCGCCCGATGCCGAGCTGCGTGCGGCGGATATCGTGATCGACGGCCTCTCGACGCACTTCACCGCGATGCGCGCCGGCCGCGAGCTCGGCCGGGTGACAGTGCCTACGCCGGGCCGCCACGTCGCGCTCAACGCGCTCGCCGCGCTCGGCGCGGCGCTTGCGATCGGAATCGACTTCGCGACCGCCGCGCGCGCGCTCGCCGCGTTTTCCGGCATCAGCCGCCGCTTCGAGATCAAGGGCGAGGCCGGCGGGCGAATCGTGCTCGACGACTACGCGCATCACCCCGAGGAGATTCGCGCGACACTGGCGGCCGCGCGCGCGGCCTTCAAGCGGCGCGTGGTGGCGGTCTTCCAGCCCCATCGCTACACCCGCCTGCGCGACCTGTTCGACGATTTTCTCACCGCCTTCGACGACGCCGACATGCTCTACCTGTGCGAGGTTTACGCGGCGGGCGAGGAGCCACTGGCCGAGGTTTCCGCTCAGCGCCTTTACGAGGCGCTGCGCGCGCGCGGCCATCTGGAGGTGCGCTATCTCGGCGGCGAGGCCGATCCGGCGGCGCGGCTGGCCGCCGACACGCTGCCGGGCGACCTGCTGGTGACGCTCGGCGCGGGCGACGTATATCAACTCGGCGAGGCGGTTCTGCAAACCCTGGGCTACGCGATCAAGACCCATGAACCGGCTTGA
- the ftsZ gene encoding cell division protein FtsZ, producing MIELVDTPDPGARIKVIGAGGCGGNAVNHMIQAGLQSVDFIAVNTDSQALGNNRAPMRLQIGQMLTRGRGTGGNPEIGRKAALEDEERLRELLKDAEMVFVTAGMGGGTGTGSAPVIARLAREGGALTVGVVTKPFQFEGSRRMNQADEGLRELKNAVDTLITIPNQRLLSIASRTTSLREAFQKADDVLLQAVRGISELVTVHGLINLDFADVRSIMAEMGLAMMGAASATGENRAVEAAQRAISSPLLEDVSIKGARGLLINVTGGPDMSLYEVTEAASLIQEEAHEDANIIFGAVIDEKLADEIRITVIATGFGDLATRYNPRYSSAGAPITTPIQAAATRPVDPAAVQPTAPTPPPPPPPAQARIFGGKPVRRMGMIVDDGLDIPAFKRRGADPGAIERAEPSELGEGDDKLDIPTFLRKHLE from the coding sequence ATGATCGAGTTGGTGGACACCCCGGATCCGGGGGCGCGGATCAAGGTCATCGGCGCCGGCGGCTGCGGCGGCAACGCGGTCAACCACATGATCCAAGCCGGCTTGCAGAGCGTTGACTTCATCGCGGTCAACACCGACAGCCAGGCGCTGGGCAACAACCGTGCGCCGATGCGCCTGCAGATCGGCCAGATGCTGACGCGCGGGCGCGGCACCGGCGGCAATCCCGAGATCGGCCGCAAGGCCGCGCTGGAGGACGAGGAGCGGTTGCGCGAACTGCTCAAGGACGCCGAGATGGTGTTTGTCACTGCCGGGATGGGCGGTGGCACAGGGACCGGCTCGGCGCCGGTGATCGCGCGCCTGGCGCGCGAGGGCGGCGCGCTGACGGTCGGGGTCGTCACCAAGCCGTTCCAGTTCGAGGGCAGCCGGCGGATGAACCAGGCCGACGAGGGGCTGCGCGAGCTGAAGAACGCGGTCGATACGCTGATTACGATTCCCAACCAGCGCCTGCTCTCCATCGCCAGCCGCACGACCTCCCTGCGCGAGGCCTTTCAGAAGGCCGACGACGTTCTGCTCCAGGCCGTGCGCGGGATCTCCGAGCTGGTGACCGTGCATGGGCTAATCAACCTCGACTTCGCCGACGTGCGCTCAATCATGGCCGAGATGGGGCTTGCGATGATGGGCGCGGCGAGCGCGACCGGCGAGAACCGCGCGGTCGAGGCAGCGCAGCGCGCGATCTCGAGCCCGCTTCTGGAGGACGTCTCAATCAAGGGCGCCCGCGGCCTGCTGATCAACGTCACCGGCGGCCCAGACATGTCGCTCTACGAAGTCACCGAGGCGGCCAGCCTGATCCAGGAGGAGGCGCACGAGGATGCCAACATCATCTTTGGCGCCGTGATCGACGAAAAACTCGCCGACGAGATCCGAATCACGGTTATCGCGACCGGCTTCGGCGATCTCGCCACTCGCTACAACCCGCGCTACTCGTCGGCGGGCGCGCCGATAACGACGCCGATCCAGGCCGCCGCCACGCGCCCCGTCGATCCAGCGGCGGTGCAGCCGACCGCGCCCACGCCGCCCCCGCCTCCGCCGCCCGCGCAGGCCCGGATCTTCGGCGGCAAGCCGGTGCGCCGGATGGGTATGATCGTGGACGACGGGCTGGATATTCCGGCCTTCAAGCGGCGCGGCGCCGACCCGGGGGCGATAGAGCGCGCCGAGCCGAGCGAGCTGGGTGAGGGCGACGACAAGCTCGACATCCCGACCTTCCTGCGCAAGCATCTGGAGTAG
- the murB gene encoding UDP-N-acetylmuramate dehydrogenase — protein sequence MNRLEQELRARFGARLRRGAPLAELTSFHIGGPADLLLTVESEDELRAAMAAAWCARVPAFCLGSGTNLLVSDRGVRGLVVRLGEGFTRLEFAGARVRAGAAARFGELVAEAVERGLAGLEFGEGIPGSVGGGLVMNAGAFGGEIARVVRFVHGVSEQGESLTLTAAELKFSYRRTELPPRFVITRVDFELEPGEREALRARVAEIHGRRAARQPRGLPNAGSIFKNPPGNFAGRLLESAGLKGARLGGAAFSAEHANFIVNLGGARAEDVRALIELAQARVKERSGISLEPEVRLVGEW from the coding sequence ATGAACCGGCTTGAACAGGAATTGCGCGCGCGCTTCGGCGCCCGGCTCCGCCGCGGCGCGCCGCTCGCCGAACTGACCTCGTTTCATATCGGCGGGCCCGCCGACCTGCTGCTTACGGTCGAGAGCGAGGACGAGCTGCGCGCGGCGATGGCGGCGGCGTGGTGCGCGCGCGTGCCCGCCTTCTGCCTCGGCTCGGGAACCAATCTGCTGGTGAGCGATCGCGGCGTGCGCGGCCTGGTCGTGCGGCTGGGCGAGGGTTTCACGCGGCTGGAGTTCGCCGGCGCGCGCGTGCGCGCGGGCGCCGCCGCGCGCTTCGGCGAGCTGGTCGCAGAGGCGGTCGAGCGCGGCCTTGCGGGCCTCGAGTTCGGCGAAGGAATCCCGGGCAGCGTCGGTGGGGGGCTGGTGATGAATGCGGGCGCCTTCGGCGGCGAGATCGCGCGCGTGGTCAGGTTCGTCCACGGCGTGAGCGAGCAGGGCGAATCGCTGACGCTCACCGCGGCCGAGCTCAAGTTCTCCTATCGCCGCACCGAGCTTCCGCCGCGCTTCGTGATCACCCGGGTCGATTTCGAACTTGAGCCGGGCGAGCGTGAGGCGCTGCGCGCGCGCGTGGCGGAGATCCACGGCAGGCGCGCGGCGCGCCAACCGCGGGGGCTGCCCAACGCGGGGTCGATTTTCAAGAATCCGCCGGGCAATTTCGCCGGCCGCCTGCTCGAGAGCGCCGGGCTCAAGGGCGCGCGGCTGGGCGGCGCGGCGTTTTCGGCCGAGCATGCAAACTTCATCGTCAACCTGGGCGGCGCACGTGCCGAGGACGTGCGCGCGCTGATCGAGCTCGCGCAGGCGCGGGTCAAGGAGCGCAGCGGAATCTCGCTCGAGCCCGAGGTGCGGCTGGTCGGCGAGTGGTAA
- the ftsW gene encoding putative lipid II flippase FtsW → MRSAGAYFRSWFGRFEAVGRPQLDPWLYLPAAALVVLGLLMVLNTTYFLGLEKSGDAFHFFKAQLAHIAVGLVALALLSQLSLRGLHRLVMPLMVAALAMLIALWIPGLGVVRGGARRWLRMGPLLAEPSELAKFALVFFLADFLSRRQERMGFFASGPLPAFVATGPLALLILKQPDFGNTVMVVMLLFAMLFAAGARLKHLGAAGGCALAVLAIQAVAKPYRMRRLSAFLDPWQAAKGAGFQLIQSFIALGAGGSLGVGLGAGQQKMFYLPQAHTDFVFAVVGEEFGLCGALAVLGLFGAILLRGMRVAHEEPDPFASLLAVGLTALLTLQALINMAVVIGLVPTKGLPLPFLSYGGTAMVMAMAELGALLALARRPAVR, encoded by the coding sequence ATGCGGAGCGCGGGCGCATATTTCAGGAGCTGGTTCGGGCGCTTTGAGGCGGTCGGCCGGCCCCAGCTCGACCCGTGGCTGTACCTCCCGGCCGCGGCGCTGGTCGTGCTCGGCCTTCTGATGGTGCTCAACACGACTTATTTCCTGGGGCTGGAGAAGAGCGGCGACGCCTTCCATTTCTTCAAGGCGCAGCTCGCCCATATCGCGGTCGGACTCGTGGCGCTGGCGCTGCTCTCGCAGCTTTCCCTGCGCGGACTGCACCGTTTGGTGATGCCGCTGATGGTGGCCGCGCTCGCGATGCTGATCGCGCTGTGGATTCCGGGACTCGGCGTGGTGCGCGGCGGTGCGCGCCGATGGCTCAGGATGGGGCCGCTGCTCGCCGAGCCCTCCGAGCTGGCCAAGTTCGCGTTGGTTTTTTTTCTCGCCGATTTTCTCAGCCGGCGTCAGGAGCGGATGGGCTTCTTTGCGAGCGGACCGCTGCCCGCCTTCGTCGCCACCGGCCCGCTCGCCTTGCTCATCCTCAAGCAGCCCGATTTCGGCAACACGGTGATGGTGGTGATGCTGCTGTTCGCGATGCTGTTTGCGGCGGGCGCGCGGCTCAAGCATCTCGGCGCCGCCGGCGGCTGCGCGCTCGCCGTGCTGGCGATCCAGGCGGTGGCGAAGCCTTACCGAATGCGCCGGCTGAGCGCGTTTCTCGATCCGTGGCAGGCGGCCAAGGGCGCCGGCTTTCAGCTCATCCAGTCCTTCATCGCGCTCGGCGCGGGCGGCAGCCTCGGTGTGGGCCTGGGTGCCGGGCAGCAGAAGATGTTCTACCTGCCGCAGGCGCATACCGATTTCGTCTTCGCCGTGGTGGGCGAGGAGTTCGGACTGTGCGGTGCGCTTGCCGTGCTCGGGCTGTTCGGCGCGATCCTGCTGCGCGGGATGCGGGTAGCGCACGAGGAGCCGGACCCGTTCGCGAGCTTGCTCGCGGTCGGGCTGACCGCGCTGCTCACCTTGCAGGCCCTGATCAACATGGCGGTCGTGATCGGCCTGGTGCCGACCAAGGGGCTGCCGCTGCCGTTTCTGAGCTATGGCGGAACGGCGATGGTGATGGCGATGGCCGAGCTCGGCGCGCTGCTCGCGCTGGCGCGTCGGCCGGCGGTGCGATGA
- a CDS encoding M20/M25/M40 family metallo-hydrolase, with product MAEVNRERLVQFFLEIVRIDSLSRREREVATRLRRELENLGASCEFDRAGDAIRGDVGNLIAHLPGNRHGVAPLLLCAHMDTVVPGEGIRPVLDGDTIRSDGRTILGGDDKSGCALICEVLHQLRERDLPHGPIDAVFTIGEEIGLLGARHLDLGLVRAREGLVFDSDSPGHLIVRAPAAQGVRFTVHGVEAHAGVAPERGISAIKVAAEAIAAMRLGRIDADTTANLGTIQGGRAGNIVPDEVVVRGEARSLDARKLAAQVEHMLECFRAATARAAITLDGKRVQAELEYRSVPSYEAMSVAEDAPIVRKVVEAARRLGREVVPHSTGGGCDANVLNRRGLTVANFGTGMHDIHTLREWLDVRELVTAAEVTLEMVTLHAGA from the coding sequence ATGGCCGAGGTTAACCGCGAACGGCTGGTCCAATTTTTCCTCGAAATCGTCAGGATCGATTCGCTCTCGCGCCGCGAGCGCGAGGTGGCGACCCGTCTAAGACGCGAGCTGGAGAACCTCGGCGCGAGCTGCGAGTTCGACCGCGCCGGCGACGCCATCCGCGGCGACGTCGGCAACCTGATCGCCCATCTGCCCGGCAACCGCCACGGCGTCGCGCCGCTGTTGCTTTGCGCGCACATGGACACCGTCGTACCTGGCGAGGGTATCCGGCCCGTGCTTGACGGCGACACGATCCGAAGCGACGGCAGGACCATCCTCGGCGGCGACGACAAATCCGGCTGCGCGCTCATCTGCGAGGTGCTGCATCAGCTGCGCGAACGCGATCTGCCGCACGGGCCGATCGACGCCGTGTTCACGATTGGCGAGGAAATCGGCCTGCTCGGCGCGCGCCACCTCGACCTCGGCCTGGTGCGCGCGCGCGAGGGGCTGGTCTTCGACAGCGACTCGCCCGGCCATCTGATTGTGCGGGCGCCGGCAGCGCAGGGCGTGCGCTTCACCGTGCATGGAGTCGAAGCGCACGCGGGAGTCGCGCCCGAGCGCGGAATTTCGGCGATCAAGGTCGCCGCCGAGGCGATCGCCGCAATGCGCCTGGGACGGATCGACGCCGATACCACCGCCAACCTCGGCACTATCCAGGGCGGCCGCGCCGGCAATATCGTGCCCGACGAAGTCGTCGTGCGCGGCGAGGCGCGCTCGCTCGACGCGCGCAAGCTCGCAGCGCAGGTCGAGCACATGCTCGAATGCTTTCGCGCCGCGACCGCGCGCGCGGCGATTACGCTCGACGGCAAACGCGTGCAGGCCGAGCTGGAATATCGGTCGGTGCCGTCGTACGAGGCGATGAGTGTGGCGGAGGACGCGCCGATCGTGCGCAAGGTTGTGGAGGCGGCGCGCCGCCTCGGCCGCGAAGTCGTGCCGCACTCGACGGGCGGCGGATGCGACGCCAACGTGCTCAACCGGCGCGGCCTGACCGTGGCCAACTTCGGCACCGGCATGCACGACATCCACACTTTGCGCGAATGGCTCGACGTGCGCGAGCTGGTCACCGCCGCCGAAGTCACACTCGAAATGGTGACGCTGCACGCGGGCGCCTGA
- a CDS encoding MFS transporter — translation MEQSHPPGVDSPRAWVTAATAFTACFTLFGVAYTFGAFFKPMGAEFGATRVPTSAVFSLTAAIYNLLGAPAGHLSDRWGPRPVVMAGALFMGVGLVLTSFIDRLWLGYLTYGIGVGVGVACCYVPMLAMVSGWFARRRNTALGIAVAGVGCGALVAPAAAALIERYGWRHTYVVLGVASALLLSVCALLSVRPPVHIRATRARLGDALRSPSFAMLYVSSILSSIAIYVPYVYLPEFAHDHGASPVAAAALVAVIGGASVAGRLGLGTIADRTGIIALYKACTLALGLSYAVWMVTGAYAWLVIFALVMGAAYGGMVALAPAVVAELFGVQGMGAVLGTLYTSSSISALVGPPLAGLVIDRSGSYVWAAVFAGLASVVGYLVIVPLRHAEPALAPRAAEAD, via the coding sequence ATGGAGCAGTCGCATCCTCCGGGAGTCGATTCCCCGCGCGCATGGGTGACCGCGGCCACCGCGTTCACCGCCTGCTTCACGCTCTTCGGCGTCGCTTACACCTTCGGCGCGTTCTTCAAACCGATGGGCGCAGAGTTTGGCGCAACCCGCGTCCCGACCTCGGCCGTCTTCTCGCTCACCGCCGCAATCTACAATCTGCTCGGCGCACCCGCCGGCCATCTGAGCGACCGCTGGGGCCCGCGCCCGGTGGTGATGGCGGGGGCGCTGTTCATGGGCGTCGGGCTGGTGCTGACCTCGTTCATCGACCGCCTGTGGCTGGGCTACCTGACCTACGGGATCGGCGTGGGCGTGGGGGTGGCATGCTGCTACGTGCCAATGCTCGCGATGGTCAGCGGATGGTTCGCGCGCCGGCGCAACACGGCGCTGGGAATCGCGGTGGCGGGCGTCGGATGCGGTGCGCTGGTGGCGCCGGCAGCGGCGGCGTTGATCGAACGTTACGGATGGCGCCACACCTACGTCGTGCTGGGCGTGGCAAGCGCGCTGTTGCTGAGCGTCTGCGCGCTCCTGAGCGTCCGCCCGCCGGTCCACATCCGCGCCACGCGCGCACGGCTTGGCGACGCGCTGCGCTCGCCGAGTTTCGCAATGCTCTACGTTTCGTCGATCCTGTCCTCGATCGCGATTTACGTGCCCTATGTCTATCTGCCCGAGTTCGCGCACGACCACGGCGCGAGCCCGGTCGCGGCTGCCGCGCTGGTCGCGGTGATCGGTGGAGCGAGCGTGGCCGGACGGCTGGGCCTGGGCACGATCGCTGACCGCACCGGAATAATCGCACTGTACAAGGCCTGCACGCTCGCGCTCGGACTGAGTTACGCCGTGTGGATGGTGACCGGCGCGTACGCATGGCTGGTGATCTTTGCGCTGGTGATGGGAGCAGCGTACGGCGGGATGGTCGCGCTGGCACCGGCGGTGGTCGCCGAGCTGTTCGGCGTGCAGGGGATGGGCGCGGTGCTGGGCACGCTCTACACCAGCTCGTCGATAAGCGCGCTGGTCGGCCCACCGCTGGCGGGGCTGGTGATCGATCGCAGCGGGAGCTACGTATGGGCGGCGGTCTTCGCCGGGCTTGCCTCGGTGGTCGGCTACCTCGTCATCGTTCCGCTGCGGCACGCCGAGCCCGCGCTCGCGCCGCGCGCCGCCGAGGCGGACTGA
- the murG gene encoding undecaprenyldiphospho-muramoylpentapeptide beta-N-acetylglucosaminyltransferase, producing MRVIIAGGGTGGHLFPAVAVGEAMMRERPEVEVLFVGTTAGLEARWMPRSGLRYELFDVHGLRGHTLGERVRAMVEFAAALRRARALLRSFGADLVVGAGGYASAPMAMAAIWSRVPFVLMEQNTRPGLSNRMLWRFAKKVCVGFDEASVFFDPSKVVVTGNPVRFVLEPSPYRPRRPIQILVLGGSSGAHRLNKGVINALKKSREIVIKIAVTHQTGEADVGLVKEGYAALGCPAHVTPFIDDMAAALAAADLVVARAGAMTVSELALAGRPAVFVPYPFHRDRQQELNARVLERRGAAIIVPDDEYLGDNLAAALAKLIDDHPRLAQMAEAARGAARPDAARAVARVCFELCPQERAAA from the coding sequence ATGAGAGTGATAATCGCAGGCGGCGGCACCGGTGGGCATCTCTTCCCCGCGGTTGCGGTGGGCGAGGCGATGATGCGCGAGCGCCCGGAGGTCGAAGTATTGTTCGTCGGCACCACGGCAGGGCTGGAGGCGCGCTGGATGCCGCGCAGCGGCCTGCGCTACGAACTGTTCGACGTGCACGGCCTGCGCGGACATACGCTGGGCGAGCGGGTGCGAGCGATGGTCGAATTCGCCGCCGCCCTGCGCCGGGCGCGCGCGCTGCTGCGCTCCTTTGGTGCCGACCTGGTGGTAGGCGCGGGCGGCTACGCGTCGGCGCCGATGGCGATGGCGGCGATCTGGAGCCGGGTGCCGTTCGTGCTGATGGAACAGAACACGCGGCCGGGATTGTCGAACCGGATGCTGTGGCGGTTCGCCAAGAAGGTCTGCGTCGGGTTTGACGAAGCTTCCGTATTCTTTGACCCCTCGAAGGTGGTCGTGACCGGCAATCCGGTTCGATTTGTGTTAGAGCCGTCTCCTTACCGGCCCCGCCGACCGATCCAAATCCTTGTTTTAGGTGGATCGAGCGGTGCCCATCGTCTCAATAAAGGCGTTATTAATGCCTTGAAAAAATCGCGAGAAATCGTTATAAAAATAGCGGTCACCCACCAAACCGGGGAGGCGGATGTGGGGCTGGTGAAGGAGGGCTACGCGGCGCTCGGCTGCCCGGCGCATGTGACCCCGTTTATCGACGACATGGCCGCGGCGCTTGCCGCCGCAGACCTCGTCGTCGCCCGCGCCGGTGCGATGACGGTTTCCGAGCTGGCGCTAGCAGGCCGACCCGCGGTCTTCGTCCCTTACCCCTTCCATCGCGACCGCCAGCAAGAGCTCAACGCGCGCGTGCTCGAGCGCCGCGGCGCGGCGATAATCGTCCCCGACGACGAGTATCTCGGCGACAACCTTGCCGCCGCGCTGGCAAAGTTGATCGACGACCATCCGCGGCTTGCGCAGATGGCCGAGGCCGCGCGCGGCGCCGCCAGGCCCGACGCGGCGCGCGCGGTCGCACGGGTTTGTTTTGAACTCTGCCCACAGGAGCGGGCCGCCGCATGA
- a CDS encoding GNA1162 family protein, whose protein sequence is MLHAPRSVESFAAMCRFCLLLCLVLIFTGCANQQSERQPFFQPEQGLDVHGRKSWFDHLVETDPGQADCVVAKDYQQNPPLRIAVLPFADRNGGQYLIDGVPVVRRSTEERQKWAWTYANRLRRTVDGYLAQREFVLVPLPMVDAALADRGITDAEKLRAVPVAQFDRWLGADAVVYGEVVDYEAYYALLVAMWRVGARVRMVSTHDGHEIFSAVDRRYAVDTHPVLDPVDFGINSALALLQLRDVTLARAEDEVGREILLRLPTARRNIMALRRQALLGVRNLDLENGSPVSPLVPETVETPEEGAVDTPAAASQPAADLTQVRGSRR, encoded by the coding sequence ATGCTCCATGCTCCTCGTTCTGTCGAGAGCTTCGCCGCCATGTGCCGGTTTTGCTTGCTCCTGTGCCTGGTTTTGATCTTCACCGGATGCGCGAATCAACAAAGCGAACGGCAACCGTTCTTCCAACCCGAGCAAGGGCTCGATGTTCATGGCCGCAAGAGCTGGTTCGATCATCTGGTCGAAACCGATCCGGGCCAGGCCGACTGCGTGGTGGCAAAGGACTATCAGCAGAATCCGCCCCTGAGGATTGCGGTTTTGCCTTTTGCCGACCGTAACGGCGGCCAGTATTTGATTGACGGTGTTCCGGTGGTCCGACGCAGCACCGAAGAGCGTCAGAAATGGGCGTGGACGTACGCCAACCGCCTGCGCCGCACTGTGGATGGCTACCTAGCGCAGCGCGAATTCGTGCTCGTCCCACTGCCGATGGTGGACGCCGCGCTTGCCGACCGCGGCATCACCGATGCCGAAAAGCTCCGCGCGGTCCCGGTCGCGCAGTTCGACCGATGGCTCGGCGCCGACGCCGTGGTGTACGGCGAGGTCGTCGATTACGAAGCCTACTACGCCCTGCTGGTGGCGATGTGGCGCGTAGGCGCCAGGGTGCGGATGGTTTCGACGCATGATGGGCACGAAATCTTCTCCGCCGTCGATCGCCGCTATGCCGTCGATACCCATCCGGTGCTCGACCCGGTGGACTTCGGAATTAACTCGGCGCTCGCCCTGCTCCAGTTGCGCGATGTAACCTTGGCCCGCGCCGAGGACGAAGTCGGGCGCGAAATCCTCCTGCGTCTGCCCACAGCACGGCGCAACATCATGGCGCTGCGTAGGCAGGCGTTGCTCGGAGTGCGCAATCTGGATCTGGAAAACGGAAGCCCTGTATCCCCGCTCGTTCCGGAGACCGTGGAAACCCCGGAGGAGGGTGCCGTGGACACGCCAGCCGCGGCCTCCCAGCCTGCGGCGGATTTAACTCAAGTTCGGGGCAGCCGCCGCTAA